The following coding sequences are from one Triticum dicoccoides isolate Atlit2015 ecotype Zavitan chromosome 4A, WEW_v2.0, whole genome shotgun sequence window:
- the LOC119286183 gene encoding heavy metal-associated isoprenylated plant protein 33-like, with protein MSKEDVLKIQTCVLKVNIHCDGCQKKVKKILSKIDGVYQSTIDPEEGKVMVSGLVDPDTIIKKLNKGGKPAVLWGSKPAGVANQFQKLNLDGSGGGGKGQQPKDAGGKGHPKDAGGKAHKGGGKDAKMAMPQPTPQQIQQMQQQMQMKGAPTPQQLQQLQQQMQMKGAPTPQQLQQLQQQMQMKGAPTPQQMQQLQQQMQMKGAPTPQQLQQLQQQMQMKGLKLPPQFMGGAPAKMPFPAGAPAKDPKSVKFNLPEDGWGDDGGSEFDDEFDEFDDDEDYDDEGFEDDYYDDPKMMMKQMAMPPNAGGGDKKGAGNGGKKGGGGNEIPVQIKGNGNNGGGKKDAGGKQQHQGGNGNGNGGGKNGGGGGQPNNVKGGGAPVQGKKGGGAGGPAPGMGGPMGGGMPPPQQAMFRPNMMGGAGFPGMGGPMGHPHAASGAQAGRAMQGMPPAGVYQGAGGGGGGGMPSGAEMLQAAAAAGNPMAQQQYMQLIQQQQQQQQMAMLQQQQQQQQQMMMMNGGHGGGAGGYPQMGYGPGYGRPPMGSYPMPTAYAMPPQPPAGEPYNYFSDEDPNSCSVM; from the exons ATGAGCAAGGAGGATGTGCTCAAGATACAG ACCTGCGTGCTCAAGGTGAACATCCACTGCGACGGGTGCCAGAAGAAGGTGAAGAAGATCCTCAGCAAGATCGATG GCGTGTACCAGAGCACCATCGACCCGGAGGAGGGCAAGGTGATGGTGTCCGGACTCGTGGATCCGGACACCATCATTAAGAAGCTCAACAAGGGCGGCAAGCCCGCTGTGCTCTGGGGCTCCAAGCCCGCCGGCGTCGCCAATCAGTTCCAAAAGCTCAACCTCGACGGTAGCGGCGGCGGTGGTAAGGGCCAGCAGCCCAAGGACGCCGGCGGCAAAGGCCATCCGAAAGATGCCGGCGGCAAGGCCCACAAGGGCGGCGGCAAGGACGCCAAGATGGCGATGCCGCAGCCGACCCCGCAGCAGATTCAGCAAATGCAGCAGCAGATGCAGATGAAGGGCGCGCCGACGCCGCAGCAgcttcagcagctgcagcagcagaTGCAGATGAAAGGTGCGCCCACGCCGCAGCAGCTCCAGCAGCTGCAGCAGCAGATGCAGATGAAGGGCGCGCCGACGCCGCAGCAgatgcagcagctgcagcagcagaTGCAGATGAAGGGCGCGCCCACGCCGCAGCAGCTCCAGCAGCTGCAGCAGCAGATGCAGATGAAGGGGCTGAAGCTGCCGCCCCAGTTCATGGGCGGCGCCCCGGCCAAGATGCCGTTCCCGGCGGGTGCGCCGGCCAAGGACCCCAAGTCCGTCAAGTTCAACCTCCCCGAGGACGGCTGGGGCGACGACGGCGGCAGCGAGTTCGACGACGAGTTCGACGAATTTGACGACGACGAAGATTACGACGATGAGGGCTTCGAAGACGACTACTACGACGACCCCAAGATGATGATGAAGCAGATGGCCATGCCGCCGAACGCCGGCGGGGGCGACAAGAAGGGCGCCGGCAATGGTGGGAAGAAGGGCGGTGGAGGAAACGAGATCCCGGTGCAGATCAAGGGCAACGGCAACAACGGCGGCGGCAAGAAAGACGCGGGTGGCAAGCAGCAGCACCAAGGTGGGAACGGCAACGGCAACGGCGGGGGTAAGAACGGAGGCGGTGGTGGGCAGCCGAACAACGTCAAGGGAGGAGGAGCGCCGGTCCAGGGGAAGaagggcggcggcgctggtggcccGGCCCCAGGCATGGGTGGCCCGATGGGGGGCGGCATGCCGCCGCCGCAGCAGGCCATGTTCAGGCCTAACATGATGGGCGGCGCCGGTTTCCCCGGCATGGGCGGTCCAATGGGCCACCCGCACGCGGCGAGCGGCGCGCAGGCTGGCCGCGCCATGCAGGGCATGCCGCCGGCTGGGGTTTACcagggcgctggcggcggcggcggcggcggcatgccgTCCGGCGCGGAGATGCTGCAGGCTGCCGCGGCGGCCGGGAACCCCATGGCGCAGCAGCAGTACATGCAACTgatccagcagcagcaacagcagcagcagatgGCAatgctgcagcagcagcagcagcaacaacaacaaatgatgatgatgaacggcggccacggcggcggcgcgggagggtacCCGCAGATGGGCTACGGGCCAGGGTACGGGCGCCCGCCGATGGGCTCGTACCCAATGCCAACCGCCTATGCGATGCCGCCGCAGCCACCAGCGGGGGAGCCTTACAACTACTTCAGCGACGAGGACCCCAACAGCTGCTCGGTGATGTGA